Proteins encoded by one window of Halichondria panicea chromosome 8, odHalPani1.1, whole genome shotgun sequence:
- the LOC135340508 gene encoding uncharacterized protein LOC135340508, giving the protein MAKSVLFYCITLASTLLFIFRQVKSCSHGEIRIVNVVGAYQGSLEVCVAGRWNGVCDDDDGDSMNQTAAVACRQNGCGVGFAEAGSLCSEHRFKFQCSGHEANLTSCDIENSSNCSLNGNSTMCMNVHCMFCPAPVSLLPYGESVGDLRVPSILDTSSGPINLAQNFSFFGSEKSTIFVVTHGLLSFQSAYIDHSQQPLPIDNTVPLILLFWSDTDISRRMGGGQIFYREINDSESKIITFARFLLPQNNNFNPTSTFITTWNQVPQTVFSFEADRETNNTYQVVLMTDGRRSYVCLLYSSIQWGPGAQIGFNAGDGNRSFTVPGGLTRATRYMESLSNVGRPGLFVYQVDGDEIGAPASSPTQLIVIRVFQNSLQLRWTNTHSEGVDHFNVYCYHTSCPYCSHLPAVHTVTASSTTATVTRLTPYTEYGCCVTAVDLNQESDCSKELNISTLLLPVPPTRPVDVGITELTSTSFKLEWSKPLHIDGTLLYYQITCLQNLNNVWLSTTMNSSVDVSNLQPFTNYTCCISATNQAGEGRSACSDARTDLADLQVSSSQINFVIALSAGALSAFLVVLALVITCITCCCCYKRRTSKQVTLQGQQSTADPVYDVPEDIELKEKGSTLKSGPQSNNTSHRHVQYKEEVDIRYENKKQREKKPMMPIATPPITQPGQQSSEKIYQPLIPPKTYKEQEVSAYQDLAFETRDAGTDVANNSGGQYEPIRKNDEDNQYEPLSFGGGGASQEGAYQPLSFQTKDANTYETIQPPVHEN; this is encoded by the exons ATGGCTAAAAGTGTGCTATTTTACTGCATTACATTAGCTTCAACCTTGCTCTTTATTTTTCGTCAAGTTAA atcttgtagccatGGTGAGATCAGAATAGTGAATGTGGTAGGTGCCTACCAGGGTTCTCTGGAGGTGTGTGTTGCCGGGAGATGGAATGGAGTCTgcgatgatgatgatggagaTTCCATGAACCAAACAGCTGCAGTGGCTTGTCGGCAGAATGGTTGTGGAGTAGGATTTGCAGAGGCGGGAAGTCTTTGCTCTGAACATCGATTCAAGTTTCAATGCTCAGGACACGAGGCTAACCTAACTAGCTGTGATATTGAAAACAGTTCAAATTGTTCTTTAAATGGCAATTCCACCATGTGCATGAACGTTCACTGCATGTTCTGTCCAGCCCCAGTCAGCTTGCTACCTTATGGAGAGAGTGTTGGTGATCTTCGAGTACCCTCTATTCTGGATACCTCTTCTGGTCCAATAAATCTGGCTCAAAACTTCTCATTTTTTGGATCTGAAAAATCTACCATTTTT gtggTCACCCATGGACTTTTATCGTTTCAGTCTGCATATATAGATCATTCTCAACAACCTCTACCAATTGACAACACTGTGCCACTTATTTTGCTCTTTTGGAGTGATACCGATATTTCAAGAAGAATGGGCGGCGGCCAAATCTTCTACCGTGAGATAAATGACAGTGAAAGTAAAATAATAACATTTGCACGTTTTCTGCTACCCCAAAATAATAACTTCAATCCTACGTCAACTTTTATTACAACATGGAATCAAGTTCCACAGACAGTTTTCTCATTTGAAGCTGATCGGGAAACTAACAACACATATCAGGTGGTTCTAATGACTGATGGTCGGAGGTCGTATGTTTGCTTGTTGTATTCGAGTATCCAGTGGGGTCCAGGTGCACAGATTGGGTTCAATGCAGGAGATGGGAACAGATCATTCACAGTACCTGGTGGACTGACTCGTGCTACACGATACATGGAGAGTTTGTCCAATGTGGGAAGACCTGGGCTGTTTGTCTATCAAGTAGATG GTGATGAAATAGGGGCACCTGCTAGCAGTCCCACACAGCTGATAGTCATACGAGTATTTCAGAATTCACTTCAGCTACGTTGGACAAATACACACAGTGAAGGAGTGGACCATTTCAATGTGTACTGCTATCACACCAGCTGTCCCTATTGCTCTCATCTACCAGCTGTGCACACTGTAACCGCATCAAGTACCACAGCTACAGTCACCAGACTGACACCATACACAGAGTATGGATGTTGTGTGACAGCAGTTGACTTAAACCAGGAAAGTGACTGCTCGAAAGAACTGAATATATCTACTTTATTATTACCAG TACCACCAACAAGGCCAGTTGATGTTGGTATCACTGAATTAACAAGCACATCATTTAAACTGGAATGGTCAAAACCATTGCATATAGATGGAACGCTACTGTACTACCAGATAACATGCTTACAGAACCTCAACAATGTCTGGCTCAGCACAACCATGAACAGTAGTGTGGATGTGAGCAACCTCCAACCATTCACTAACTACACGTGTTGTATCTCAGCTACTAATCAAGCTGGTGAAGGAAGAAGCGCGTGCTCTGATGCAAGAACAG atctagctgatCTCCAAGTTTCCAGCAGTCAAATCAACTTTGTAATTGCTTTGTCGGCTGGAGCACTATCAGCATTTCTGGTAGTCCTGGCTCTTGTGATAACATGCATAACCTGTTGTTGTTGTTACAAGAGAAGAACAAGCAAACAAGTGACTCTTCAAGGTCAACAAAG CACTGCAGATCCCGTGTACGATGTTCCTGAAGATATAGAGCTCAAAGAGAAAGGCAGCACGTTGAAAAGTGGTCCACAAAGCAACAACACATCACACAGACACGTGCAGTACAAAGAAGAGGTGGATATACGATATGAGAACAAAAAACAGAGAGAGAAGAAGCCAATGATGCCGATAGCTACTCCACCCATCACTCAACCTGGCCAGCAAAGCAGTGAGAAGATCTACCAACCGTTGATCCCTCCCAAGACTTACAAAGAACAAGAAGTCTCAGCCTACCAAGACCTGGCCTTTGAGACAAGAGACGCTGGGACAGACGTGGCTAATAATTCAGGGGGACAGTACGAGCCCATCAGGAAGAATGATGAGGACAACCAGTACGAGCCGCTGTCgtttggagggggtggggcatcgCAGGAGGGGGCGTACCAACCACTGAGCTTCCAGACGAAGGATGCCAACACTTACGAAACTATTCAACCACCCGTACATGAAAACTGA
- the LOC135340510 gene encoding tyrosine-protein phosphatase Lar-like isoform X1, translating into MAGRVLPCCITVTTFLIVILFACCPVVRAIYCFGREGEVRLADGPSSREGRVDICDGRYWRTPCQDTWGIEETRVVCRELGFCQQGGRLVTGHSYQEYILFDINEVNCTGDEATLSNCSVTLYYSSNCGNYVGAGVSCYSTPKRPTNVEITFIDSSSIQVSWLPPDMGNCTNVDGYRIICSDDISCNRPYSFVEETPSHSLNVTFHDPYDNDNFNSCFFYCLVSGNNSAGVGPASYVYGPTPSPPRNVTVKPSGQTSLLIEWLEPKQIYERYGEYYVVCGTQTRPRVSSRYIYSITETAVNITGLSVFTRYECCVTVNVASWYSSFPSCVNATTAPDLPTAPLAVNVIEVTYKSIQLEWSPPQPANGTISHYTISCLQANGTIVSLNTTADGLETVSNLQELTNYTCCISATNEAGEGNQTCVDARTERGSPTEPQEVAIVSAYTNGITLTWTEPAESYGQAILFYSINCTSAHHNAEIQRAYNTSVEVSGLNANTNYTCCVSAGNSVGVGLHQCIVVMTAINTEQPQSGSNLVTAVSAGALLAVLLLLCIVITCITCCCCYKRRTSKQVTLQGQQSTADPVYEVPEDIELKEKGSTLKTAPQNNDTSHRHVYKEEVEIRYEKPVLASSGGTATNKKQREKKPMMLIATPPITQPSQQSGEKIYQPLIPPKTYKEQKVSAYQDLAFETRDAGTDMANNSEGQYEPIRKNDEDNQYEPLPFGGGGASQEGAYQPLSFQTKDDNTYETIQTTTAPVHEN; encoded by the exons ATGGCTGGGAGGGTGCTGCCTTGCTGTATTACAGTTACAACCTTCCTCATAGTCATACTATTTGCTTGCTGTCCAGTAGTGAG GGCAATCTATTGCTTTGGAAGAGAAGGAGAGGTTAGGTTAGCAGATGGACCCAGCTCCAGAGAGGGGAGAGTGGATATTTGTGATGGTAGATACTGGCGCACTCCATGTCAAGACACCTGGGGAATTGAAGAGACTCGAGTGGTGTGTCGAGAGCTGGGGTTTTGTCAGCAAGGAG GACGCTTAGTAACAGGCCATAGTTATCAGGAGTATATTCTATTTGATATCAATGAAGTCAACTGCACTGGAGATGAAGCTACACTGAGCAACTGTTCTGTGACATTATACTATTCAAGTAACTGTGGCAACTACGTTGGGGCCGGAGTGTCTTGTTATTCAA CCCCTAAAAGGCCAACAAATGTCGAGATCACTTTCATTGACTCGTCCTCCATTCAAGTGTCCTGGTTACCTCCAGACATGGGCAACTGCACCAATGTGGATGGATACCGAATTATCTGTTCTGATGATATATCGTGTAATAGGCCTTATTCTTTTGTGGAAGAGACTCCAAGTCATTCATTGAATGTGACATTCCACGATCCTTATGATAATGATAATTTCAATTCTTGCTTCTTCTATTGCCTTGTTTCTGGTAACAACAGTGCTGGAGTAGGTCCTGCTAGCTATGTTTATGGAC CTACCCCCAGCCCTCCAAGAAACGTGACAGTCAAGCCTTCAGGACAAACGTCACTGCTAATTGAGTGGCTGGAGCCAAAACAAATCTATGAACGATACGGTGAATattatgtggtgtgtgggacACAGACTAGACCTAGAGTCAGCTCTagatatatatacagcatCACAGAAACAGCTGTTAACATTACTGGACTGAGTGTGTTCACAAGATACGAATGCTGTGTCACAGTGAACGTCGCCAGCTGGTATAGTAGTTTCCCAAGTTGCGTGAATGCTACAACTGCTCCAG ATCTCCCTACTGCCCCTCTGGCTGTCAACGTCATTGAAGTCACATATAAGTCCATCCAACTGGAGTGGTCCCCGCCACAACCAGCCAATGGCACTATCTCCCACTACACCATATCATGCCTGCAAGCTAATGGAACTATTGTGAGCTTGAATACCACTGCTGATGGACTAGAGACTGTGAGCAACCTCCAAGAATTGACCAACTACACTTGCTGCATCTCTGCTACTAATGAAGCTGGTGAAGGAAATCAAACTTGTGTGGATGCAAGGACAGAGCGAG GTTCTCCTACTGAACCACAAGAAGTTGCCATAGTTTCGGCCTACACTAACGGTATCACGCTGACTTGGACAGAGCCAGCTGAGAGCTATGGGCAAGCTATCCTGTTCTACAGTATCAACTGCACATCAGCACACCACAATGCAGAGATACAACGAGCATACAATACCTCTGTGGAAGTGTCTGGTCTTAATGCCAACACCAACTACACTTGCTGTGTTTCAGCAGGGAACTCTGTGGGCGTTGGACTACATCAATGTATCGTTGTCATGACTGCTATAAATACTG AACAACCACAATCTGGAAGCAACCTGGTGACAGCAGTGTCTGCTGGAGCACTGCTAGCAGTGTTGCTACTTCTGTGTATTGTGATAACATGCATAACCTGTTGTTGTTGTTACAAGAGAAGAACGAGCAAACAAGTGACTCTTCAAGGTCAACAAAG CACTGCAGATCCAGTGTACGAGGTTCCTGAAGATATAGAGCTCAAAGAGAAAGGCAGTACATTGAAAACTGCTCCACAAAACAACGACACATCACACAGACACGTGTACAAAGAAGAG GTGGAGATACGATATGAGAAACCAGTGCTTGCTTCGAGTGGAGGGACTGCAACGAACAAAAAACAGAGAGAGAAGAAGCCAATGATGCTGATAGCTACTCCACCCATCACTCAACCCAGCCAGCAAAGCGGTGAGAAGATCTACCAGCCATTGATCCCCCCCAAGACTTACAAAGAACAAAAAGTCTCAGCCTACCAAGACCTGGCCTTTGAGACAAGAGACGCTGGGACAGACATGGCTAATAATTCAGAGGGACAGTACGAGCCCATCAGGAAAAATGATGAGGACAATCAGTACGAGCCGTTGCCgtttggagggggtggggcatctCAGGAGGGGGCGTACCAACCACTGAGCTTCCAGACGAAGGACGACAACACTTACGAAACTATTCAAACAACCACTGCACCTGTACATGAGAACTGA
- the LOC135340510 gene encoding tyrosine-protein phosphatase Lar-like isoform X3 has protein sequence MAGRVLPCCITVTTFLIVILFACCPVVRAIYCFGREGEVRLADGPSSREGRVDICDGRYWRTPCQDTWGIEETRVVCRELGFCQQGGRLVTGHSYQEYILFDINEVNCTGDEATLSNCSVTLYYSSNCGNYVGAGVSCYSTPKRPTNVEITFIDSSSIQVSWLPPDMGNCTNVDGYRIICSDDISCNRPYSFVEETPSHSLNVTFHDPYDNDNFNSCFFYCLVSGNNSAGVGPASYVYGPTPSPPRNVTVKPSGQTSLLIEWLEPKQIYERYGEYYVVCGTQTRPRVSSRYIYSITETAVNITGLSVFTRYECCVTVNVASWYSSFPSCVNATTAPDLPTAPLAVNVIEVTYKSIQLEWSPPQPANGTISHYTISCLQANGTIVSLNTTADGLETVSNLQELTNYTCCISATNEAGEGNQTCVDARTERGSPTEPQEVAIVSAYTNGITLTWTEPAESYGQAILFYSINCTSAHHNAEIQRAYNTSVEVSGLNANTNYTCCVSAGNSVGVGLHQCIVVMTAINTEQPQSGSNLVTAVSAGALLAVLLLLCIVITCITCCCCYKRRTSKQVTLQGQQSTADPVYDVPEDIELKEKGSPQSNNTSHRHVQYKEEVDIRYENSANKKQREKKPMIPIATPPITQPGQQSSEKIYQPLIPPKTYKEQEVSAYQDLAFETRDAGTDMANNSEGQYEPIRKNDEDNQYESLSFGGGGTSQEGAYQLSFQREDANTYETIQPPVHEN, from the exons ATGGCTGGGAGGGTGCTGCCTTGCTGTATTACAGTTACAACCTTCCTCATAGTCATACTATTTGCTTGCTGTCCAGTAGTGAG GGCAATCTATTGCTTTGGAAGAGAAGGAGAGGTTAGGTTAGCAGATGGACCCAGCTCCAGAGAGGGGAGAGTGGATATTTGTGATGGTAGATACTGGCGCACTCCATGTCAAGACACCTGGGGAATTGAAGAGACTCGAGTGGTGTGTCGAGAGCTGGGGTTTTGTCAGCAAGGAG GACGCTTAGTAACAGGCCATAGTTATCAGGAGTATATTCTATTTGATATCAATGAAGTCAACTGCACTGGAGATGAAGCTACACTGAGCAACTGTTCTGTGACATTATACTATTCAAGTAACTGTGGCAACTACGTTGGGGCCGGAGTGTCTTGTTATTCAA CCCCTAAAAGGCCAACAAATGTCGAGATCACTTTCATTGACTCGTCCTCCATTCAAGTGTCCTGGTTACCTCCAGACATGGGCAACTGCACCAATGTGGATGGATACCGAATTATCTGTTCTGATGATATATCGTGTAATAGGCCTTATTCTTTTGTGGAAGAGACTCCAAGTCATTCATTGAATGTGACATTCCACGATCCTTATGATAATGATAATTTCAATTCTTGCTTCTTCTATTGCCTTGTTTCTGGTAACAACAGTGCTGGAGTAGGTCCTGCTAGCTATGTTTATGGAC CTACCCCCAGCCCTCCAAGAAACGTGACAGTCAAGCCTTCAGGACAAACGTCACTGCTAATTGAGTGGCTGGAGCCAAAACAAATCTATGAACGATACGGTGAATattatgtggtgtgtgggacACAGACTAGACCTAGAGTCAGCTCTagatatatatacagcatCACAGAAACAGCTGTTAACATTACTGGACTGAGTGTGTTCACAAGATACGAATGCTGTGTCACAGTGAACGTCGCCAGCTGGTATAGTAGTTTCCCAAGTTGCGTGAATGCTACAACTGCTCCAG ATCTCCCTACTGCCCCTCTGGCTGTCAACGTCATTGAAGTCACATATAAGTCCATCCAACTGGAGTGGTCCCCGCCACAACCAGCCAATGGCACTATCTCCCACTACACCATATCATGCCTGCAAGCTAATGGAACTATTGTGAGCTTGAATACCACTGCTGATGGACTAGAGACTGTGAGCAACCTCCAAGAATTGACCAACTACACTTGCTGCATCTCTGCTACTAATGAAGCTGGTGAAGGAAATCAAACTTGTGTGGATGCAAGGACAGAGCGAG GTTCTCCTACTGAACCACAAGAAGTTGCCATAGTTTCGGCCTACACTAACGGTATCACGCTGACTTGGACAGAGCCAGCTGAGAGCTATGGGCAAGCTATCCTGTTCTACAGTATCAACTGCACATCAGCACACCACAATGCAGAGATACAACGAGCATACAATACCTCTGTGGAAGTGTCTGGTCTTAATGCCAACACCAACTACACTTGCTGTGTTTCAGCAGGGAACTCTGTGGGCGTTGGACTACATCAATGTATCGTTGTCATGACTGCTATAAATACTG AACAACCACAATCTGGAAGCAACCTGGTGACAGCAGTGTCTGCTGGAGCACTGCTAGCAGTGTTGCTACTTCTGTGTATTGTGATAACATGCATAACCTGTTGTTGTTGTTACAAGAGAAGAACGAGCAAACAAGTGACTCTTCAAGGTCAACAAAG CACTGCAGATCCTGTGTACGATGTTCCTGAAGATATAGAGCTCAAAGAGAAAGGCAGTCCACAAAGCAACAACACATCACACAGACATGTGCAGTACAAAGAAGAGGTGGATATACGATATGAGAATTCAGCGAACAAAAAACAGAGAGAGAAGAAGCCAATGATACCGATAGCTACTCCACCCATCACTCAACCTGGGCAGCAAAGCAGTGAGAAGATCTACCAGCCATTGATCCCTCCCAAGACCTACAAAGAACAAGAAGTCTCAGCCTACCAAGACCTGGCCTTTGAGACAAGAGACGCTGGGACAGACATGGCTAATAATTCAGAGGGACAGTACGAGCCAATCAGGAAGAACGATGAGGACAATCAGTACGAGTCGCTGTCATTTGGAGGGGGTGGGACATCTCAGGAAGGGGCATACCAACTGAGCTTCCAGAGGGAGGATGCCAACACTTACGAAACTATTCAACCGCCCGTACATGAAAACTGA
- the LOC135340510 gene encoding tyrosine-protein phosphatase Lar-like isoform X2 encodes MAGRVLPCCITVTTFLIVILFACCPVVRAIYCFGREGEVRLADGPSSREGRVDICDGRYWRTPCQDTWGIEETRVVCRELGFCQQGGRLVTGHSYQEYILFDINEVNCTGDEATLSNCSVTLYYSSNCGNYVGAGVSCYSTPKRPTNVEITFIDSSSIQVSWLPPDMGNCTNVDGYRIICSDDISCNRPYSFVEETPSHSLNVTFHDPYDNDNFNSCFFYCLVSGNNSAGVGPASYVYGPTPSPPRNVTVKPSGQTSLLIEWLEPKQIYERYGEYYVVCGTQTRPRVSSRYIYSITETAVNITGLSVFTRYECCVTVNVASWYSSFPSCVNATTAPDLPTAPLAVNVIEVTYKSIQLEWSPPQPANGTISHYTISCLQANGTIVSLNTTADGLETVSNLQELTNYTCCISATNEAGEGNQTCVDARTERGSPTEPQEVAIVSAYTNGITLTWTEPAESYGQAILFYSINCTSAHHNAEIQRAYNTSVEVSGLNANTNYTCCVSAGNSVGVGLHQCIVVMTAINTEQPQSGSNLVTAVSAGALLAVLLLLCIVITCITCCCCYKRRTSKQVTLQGQQSTADPVYEVPEDIELKEKGSTLKTAPQNNDTSHRHVYKEEVELRYEKPVLASSGGTATNKKQKEEKPMMLIASPSITQPGQQSSEKIYQPLIPPKTYKEQEVSAYQDLAFETRDAGTDVANNSEGQYEPIRKNDENNQYEPLSFGGGVASQEEGAYQPLSFQREDDNTYETIQTTTTRT; translated from the exons ATGGCTGGGAGGGTGCTGCCTTGCTGTATTACAGTTACAACCTTCCTCATAGTCATACTATTTGCTTGCTGTCCAGTAGTGAG GGCAATCTATTGCTTTGGAAGAGAAGGAGAGGTTAGGTTAGCAGATGGACCCAGCTCCAGAGAGGGGAGAGTGGATATTTGTGATGGTAGATACTGGCGCACTCCATGTCAAGACACCTGGGGAATTGAAGAGACTCGAGTGGTGTGTCGAGAGCTGGGGTTTTGTCAGCAAGGAG GACGCTTAGTAACAGGCCATAGTTATCAGGAGTATATTCTATTTGATATCAATGAAGTCAACTGCACTGGAGATGAAGCTACACTGAGCAACTGTTCTGTGACATTATACTATTCAAGTAACTGTGGCAACTACGTTGGGGCCGGAGTGTCTTGTTATTCAA CCCCTAAAAGGCCAACAAATGTCGAGATCACTTTCATTGACTCGTCCTCCATTCAAGTGTCCTGGTTACCTCCAGACATGGGCAACTGCACCAATGTGGATGGATACCGAATTATCTGTTCTGATGATATATCGTGTAATAGGCCTTATTCTTTTGTGGAAGAGACTCCAAGTCATTCATTGAATGTGACATTCCACGATCCTTATGATAATGATAATTTCAATTCTTGCTTCTTCTATTGCCTTGTTTCTGGTAACAACAGTGCTGGAGTAGGTCCTGCTAGCTATGTTTATGGAC CTACCCCCAGCCCTCCAAGAAACGTGACAGTCAAGCCTTCAGGACAAACGTCACTGCTAATTGAGTGGCTGGAGCCAAAACAAATCTATGAACGATACGGTGAATattatgtggtgtgtgggacACAGACTAGACCTAGAGTCAGCTCTagatatatatacagcatCACAGAAACAGCTGTTAACATTACTGGACTGAGTGTGTTCACAAGATACGAATGCTGTGTCACAGTGAACGTCGCCAGCTGGTATAGTAGTTTCCCAAGTTGCGTGAATGCTACAACTGCTCCAG ATCTCCCTACTGCCCCTCTGGCTGTCAACGTCATTGAAGTCACATATAAGTCCATCCAACTGGAGTGGTCCCCGCCACAACCAGCCAATGGCACTATCTCCCACTACACCATATCATGCCTGCAAGCTAATGGAACTATTGTGAGCTTGAATACCACTGCTGATGGACTAGAGACTGTGAGCAACCTCCAAGAATTGACCAACTACACTTGCTGCATCTCTGCTACTAATGAAGCTGGTGAAGGAAATCAAACTTGTGTGGATGCAAGGACAGAGCGAG GTTCTCCTACTGAACCACAAGAAGTTGCCATAGTTTCGGCCTACACTAACGGTATCACGCTGACTTGGACAGAGCCAGCTGAGAGCTATGGGCAAGCTATCCTGTTCTACAGTATCAACTGCACATCAGCACACCACAATGCAGAGATACAACGAGCATACAATACCTCTGTGGAAGTGTCTGGTCTTAATGCCAACACCAACTACACTTGCTGTGTTTCAGCAGGGAACTCTGTGGGCGTTGGACTACATCAATGTATCGTTGTCATGACTGCTATAAATACTG AACAACCACAATCTGGAAGCAACCTGGTGACAGCAGTGTCTGCTGGAGCACTGCTAGCAGTGTTGCTACTTCTGTGTATTGTGATAACATGCATAACCTGTTGTTGTTGTTACAAGAGAAGAACGAGCAAACAAGTGACTCTTCAAGGTCAACAAAG CACTGCAGATCCAGTGTACGAGGTTCCTGAAGATATAGAGCTCAAAGAGAAAGGCAGTACATTGAAAACTGCTCCACAAAACAACGACACATCACACAGACACGTGTACAAAGAAGAGGTGGAGCTAAGATATGAGAAACCAGTGCTTGCTTCGAGTGGAGGGACTGCAAcgaacaaaaaacaaaaagaGGAAAAGCCAATGATGTTGATAGCTAGTCCATCCATCACTCAACCTGGGCAGCAAAGCAGTGAGAAGATCTACCAGCCATTGATCCCTCCCAAGACCTACAAAGAACAAGAAGTCTCAGCCTATCAAGACCTGGCCTTTGAGACAAGAGACGCTGGGACAGACGTGGCTAATAATTCAGAGGGACAGTACGAGCCAATCAGGAAGAATGATGAGAACAATCAGTACGAGCCACTGTCGtttggagggggtgtggcatCTCAGGAGGAGGGGGCGTACCAACCACTGAGCTTCCAGAGGGAGGACGACAACACTTACGAAACCATtcaaaccaccaccacccgTACATGA